Proteins encoded within one genomic window of Deltaproteobacteria bacterium:
- a CDS encoding MBL fold metallo-hydrolase, whose protein sequence is MKITMLGHATLLIELDGLRIITDPWLTDPLYFGQLTHPGAFVSFRELPPIDLVLASHGHQDHFDPNTLKMIPKETPVVIFKRYGKAAKKAGFLNVHPVQPGDSRSFGTVKVTAMPGRHPGGIATYMVEGSEGKVFFGGDSVYTPQLEEAMRGAAPDVCLVPVSGGALGPLKFHMTALEAARIVKASGAGLAIPMHYHFTLKTPSLNKYLLRPDCLRDFLDSMQATAPEIACKTLGYNESWEK, encoded by the coding sequence ATGAAAATCACCATGCTCGGACACGCCACCCTGCTCATCGAGCTTGACGGCCTGAGGATAATCACCGACCCCTGGCTGACTGACCCCCTGTACTTCGGGCAACTGACGCACCCCGGCGCTTTCGTGAGCTTCCGGGAGCTGCCCCCCATTGACCTGGTTCTGGCCTCTCACGGGCATCAGGATCATTTTGATCCGAACACCCTGAAAATGATACCAAAAGAGACTCCCGTGGTGATTTTCAAGAGATACGGGAAGGCCGCCAAAAAGGCGGGATTTTTAAACGTGCATCCGGTTCAGCCGGGCGATTCCCGGTCTTTCGGCACGGTGAAAGTGACGGCCATGCCCGGCAGGCATCCGGGCGGAATCGCCACCTACATGGTGGAGGGCAGTGAGGGGAAGGTCTTTTTCGGGGGAGACTCGGTTTACACGCCCCAATTGGAAGAAGCCATGCGCGGCGCTGCGCCCGACGTCTGCCTTGTGCCTGTTTCAGGCGGCGCTTTGGGGCCGCTCAAATTCCATATGACCGCTTTGGAGGCCGCGAGGATTGTGAAGGCTTCCGGGGCCGGACTCGCCATACCCATGCATTATCATTTCACGCTCAAGACCCCCTCGTTAAACAAGTACCTGTTGCGCCCGGACTGCCTTCGGGACTTTCTCGACTCCATGCAGGCGACGGCTCCCGAAATTGCCTGCAAAACGCTGGGTTACAACGAGTCCTGGGAAAAGTGA